From Synoicihabitans lomoniglobus, the proteins below share one genomic window:
- the purD gene encoding phosphoribosylamine--glycine ligase, which yields MPDRPSPVSLPSSVLVVGAGGREHALVRAIAASPASPRILAAPGNPGMAADGAACLAVAADNIPALVDLAQREKVEFVVVGPEVPLAMGLVDALLAVGIPAYGPKADGGELEASKILTKQILFKYGIPTAPAGIFEAVEPALAYLRERGAPIVVKADGLAAGKGVIVATALTEAEAAVRDMLEGNKFGASGSRVLIEDCLAGEETSILVVVSGSDYVILPTSQDHKRIGEGDTGPNTGGMGTYSPADVVTPALFDQIEREIVRPSVDAIANEGIDFRGTLFIGIMLTADGPSVLEYNTRFGDPETQVVLPRLGCDVLELLWRASQGSLAGFDLAVREDSAAMCVVIAADGYPGAYAKGDPISLPEPLPSGVAVIQAGTAMDEAGQLVSAGGRVLGVTALAPTLREAADAAYATCEEIGMVTKVFRRDIGARQFNRQS from the coding sequence ATGCCAGATCGCCCCTCCCCCGTGAGCCTCCCTTCCTCCGTCCTCGTGGTCGGTGCCGGTGGCCGTGAACACGCGCTCGTGCGTGCCATCGCCGCTTCGCCCGCGTCGCCCCGTATCCTGGCGGCGCCCGGAAACCCGGGCATGGCGGCGGACGGCGCAGCGTGCCTGGCGGTGGCCGCCGACAACATCCCCGCCCTCGTCGATCTGGCCCAGCGCGAAAAGGTTGAATTCGTCGTCGTCGGCCCCGAGGTGCCGCTGGCCATGGGTCTGGTCGATGCGCTGCTCGCGGTCGGTATTCCCGCTTACGGTCCCAAGGCGGACGGCGGTGAGCTCGAAGCCTCCAAAATTCTCACCAAACAAATTCTGTTCAAATACGGCATCCCCACCGCGCCCGCCGGTATCTTTGAGGCAGTCGAGCCCGCTCTCGCCTACCTGCGGGAACGCGGCGCGCCCATCGTGGTCAAGGCCGACGGGCTCGCCGCCGGCAAGGGCGTGATCGTCGCCACCGCCCTCACCGAAGCCGAAGCCGCCGTGCGCGACATGCTCGAAGGCAACAAATTCGGGGCCAGTGGCTCGCGCGTGTTGATCGAGGATTGTTTAGCCGGCGAGGAGACTTCGATTCTCGTCGTCGTCTCCGGTTCGGATTACGTGATCCTGCCGACTTCGCAGGACCACAAACGTATTGGCGAAGGCGATACCGGCCCCAACACCGGCGGCATGGGCACCTACTCGCCCGCCGATGTGGTGACACCCGCGTTGTTCGACCAAATCGAACGCGAGATCGTTCGCCCATCCGTCGACGCCATCGCGAACGAGGGCATTGATTTTCGCGGCACGCTGTTCATCGGCATCATGCTGACGGCTGACGGTCCGTCCGTGCTCGAATACAATACCCGGTTCGGCGACCCGGAGACCCAGGTCGTGTTGCCGCGCCTCGGTTGCGATGTGCTTGAACTGTTGTGGCGGGCCTCACAAGGCAGCTTGGCCGGGTTCGATCTGGCCGTGCGTGAAGACTCCGCCGCGATGTGCGTGGTGATCGCGGCGGACGGTTATCCCGGGGCCTACGCCAAAGGCGATCCCATCTCGTTGCCCGAACCGCTCCCCTCGGGCGTGGCGGTCATTCAAGCCGGCACCGCCATGGATGAAGCCGGGCAGTTGGTCTCCGCCGGAGGTCGCGTGCTCGGGGTGACCGCGCTCGCGCCCACCTTGCGCGAAGCCGCCGATGCCGCTTATGCGACCTGCGAGGAAATCGGCATGGTCACCAAGGTGTTCCGGCGCGACATCGGGGCCCGCCAGTTCAATCGCCAATCATGA
- a CDS encoding low molecular weight protein arginine phosphatase — protein MADQDTGLLLAVCTANICRSPMVEALLAHALKVETGALANLKVASAGVAARNGDPASANSVEAMRKVGLDISGHRSQALTAELLEQATAVFVMTETHRAIIQATFDPTPRNVFLLREFMPRDADKQIADPFGGPLPLYEGCRDEIVESIPSVMAFLRKELA, from the coding sequence ATGGCCGATCAAGACACCGGACTCCTCCTCGCCGTTTGCACCGCCAACATTTGCCGCTCGCCCATGGTCGAGGCGCTGCTGGCTCATGCCTTGAAAGTGGAGACCGGGGCGCTCGCCAACCTCAAGGTGGCATCCGCCGGCGTCGCCGCTCGCAACGGAGATCCGGCCTCGGCCAATTCCGTCGAAGCGATGCGCAAGGTGGGATTGGACATCTCGGGTCACCGTAGTCAGGCGCTCACGGCGGAGCTATTGGAGCAGGCCACCGCGGTGTTCGTCATGACGGAAACGCATCGGGCCATCATTCAGGCGACCTTCGATCCCACTCCACGTAATGTGTTCTTATTGAGGGAGTTTATGCCGCGTGACGCCGACAAACAGATTGCCGATCCCTTCGGGGGTCCGCTGCCTCTTTATGAGGGTTGTCGAGACGAAATCGTCGAGTCGATCCCTTCGGTGATGGCGTTTCTGCGCAAGGAATTAGCCTGA
- the glyA gene encoding serine hydroxymethyltransferase, translating to MLNAAPLATLDPEIAAAIAAERSRQESHIELIASENFTYPAVIEAQGSVLTNKYAEGYPGKRWYGGCEQVDVVETLAIERAKQLFGAEHANVQPHSGSQANFAVYTAVLQPGDKVLGMNLAHGGHLTHGNPANFSGKLYQFVQYGVREDTGLIDYDELAAVAEQEKPKMITVGASAYSRVIDFARMGEIARSVGAYLFADIAHIAGLVAAGVHPSPVPHADFVTTTTHKTLRGPRGGLILCKAEHAKAINSAMFPGGQGGPLMHAIAAKAVCFAEAMKPEFKTYAANVVKNSQALAAAMIKRGYKVVSGGSDNHLFLVDLRENLPDLTAKKAQETLDRAHITCNKNTVPFETRSPFQASGIRLGSPAVTTRGLNEADMDEIAACIDTVLRAIDTDGLEDALVAVKKRVATVTARYPLPYAG from the coding sequence ATGCTAAACGCCGCTCCGCTCGCCACCCTCGACCCTGAAATTGCCGCAGCCATCGCGGCCGAACGTTCCCGCCAGGAGAGCCATATCGAGCTCATCGCGTCGGAGAACTTCACCTACCCCGCCGTCATCGAGGCGCAGGGCAGTGTGTTGACCAACAAATACGCCGAGGGCTACCCGGGTAAGCGTTGGTATGGCGGCTGCGAACAGGTCGACGTCGTGGAGACGCTCGCCATCGAGCGGGCCAAACAATTGTTTGGCGCGGAACACGCCAACGTCCAACCGCACTCCGGCTCGCAGGCGAACTTCGCCGTCTACACCGCCGTGCTCCAGCCGGGCGACAAAGTGCTCGGCATGAACCTCGCCCACGGCGGCCACCTCACGCATGGCAACCCGGCCAACTTTTCGGGCAAACTTTACCAGTTCGTGCAATACGGGGTGCGCGAAGACACGGGCCTCATCGACTACGACGAACTCGCGGCCGTCGCCGAGCAGGAGAAACCCAAGATGATCACGGTCGGGGCCTCGGCCTATTCGCGCGTGATTGACTTCGCCCGCATGGGCGAGATCGCCCGCTCCGTCGGCGCCTACCTGTTCGCCGACATCGCCCACATTGCCGGTCTCGTTGCCGCCGGGGTGCATCCCTCGCCCGTGCCGCACGCCGACTTTGTCACCACCACCACGCACAAGACGCTCCGGGGGCCACGCGGGGGATTAATTCTTTGCAAAGCGGAGCACGCCAAAGCGATCAACTCCGCCATGTTCCCGGGTGGTCAGGGTGGCCCGCTCATGCACGCGATCGCCGCCAAGGCCGTGTGTTTCGCCGAGGCGATGAAACCGGAGTTCAAGACCTACGCCGCCAACGTCGTGAAAAACTCGCAAGCCCTCGCCGCCGCAATGATCAAGCGGGGCTACAAAGTCGTATCCGGCGGCTCCGACAACCACTTGTTTCTGGTCGATCTGCGCGAAAACCTCCCCGATCTCACCGCCAAGAAGGCGCAGGAGACTCTCGATCGTGCGCACATCACGTGTAACAAAAACACCGTGCCGTTCGAAACACGTTCGCCGTTCCAGGCCTCGGGCATCCGTCTCGGTTCACCCGCCGTCACCACGCGGGGTCTGAACGAAGCCGACATGGACGAAATAGCCGCGTGCATCGACACGGTGCTGCGGGCCATCGATACCGATGGTTTGGAAGACGCGTTGGTCGCGGTCAAAAAACGCGTCGCCACTGTAACGGCCCGCTATCCGTTGCCCTACGCCGGGTAA
- a CDS encoding CHASE domain-containing protein, with protein MSFASKTSPPEEATSKRLKHRVLTTALLAAGIFITTLWANHARDLDEENIRTNFRERATYQFHALQDKVRIVEDIIYGLRRAFLAQDNVTREEFTRVCLDITSRSGSLQSLQWVEQVAGANRAAFETEMSAEYGYPITFKQRTGGGSLTTADQRDEYLVIRFAEPLPQNAVVLGYDVYTAPTGPALHEAAITGKMVVSEPFRLAQATSQDEERGIIFILPVLTNDVDQPELRGFVQGVFRVSQMFADTNHEAIDPALHVYYLDEDAAPADRILFSCCDSTSHKTREDIENHDHANVINHALVVGDRRWRYLALMDETWRESQRSSQASTIRVAGVALSVLAALLLANFLRRSRVVEHMVDERTEDLRTNQAELRAIVDNSPNAIWIKDTAGKYLLVNRRFCEIYQRSPEEIIGRGDDIIYPDRQVKAFSEEDEKALQSNDHIVVEGDYDISGEMRSYYTVKFPVRREDGEFFGIGGIATDVTSIKIVERQLAETQKLESLGVLAGGIAHDFNNLLTGVLGNASLIALEFPAETETGESAREIENAARRAAELCRQMLAYSGRGSYVLEGLDVSHVTRDLVPLLHTSIAKKTQLTLDLADGLPVIEADPSQVRQIIMNLVINASEALPETGGVVRVSTSVEAMTSRQLKHAIGNPDLPSGRYVRFSVHDHGTGISPADLSRIFEPFFSTKFTGRGLGLSAVLGIVRSHRGALLVDSKLGEGTKFDLYLPEFSDPQPSPNVPAAESRSPFVAFAGSNLLVVEDEPVVQQLITRVLTTALARFTLAVDGTQALEKFTPLVFDLVILDLTMPGRSGREVLALIRQQQPDVRVLMISGYSVEEASATCSEQQPNGFLQKPFNSDQLFKAIAAILPSS; from the coding sequence ATGAGCTTCGCATCGAAAACATCCCCCCCTGAAGAGGCGACTTCGAAGCGACTAAAGCACCGTGTGCTCACCACCGCGCTGCTGGCGGCGGGCATTTTCATCACCACGCTGTGGGCCAACCACGCCCGGGATCTGGATGAAGAAAACATCCGGACCAATTTTCGCGAACGAGCCACGTATCAATTCCACGCGTTGCAGGACAAGGTCCGCATCGTAGAGGACATCATCTACGGCCTACGCCGCGCCTTCCTCGCCCAGGACAACGTCACACGGGAAGAATTCACCCGGGTCTGCCTGGATATCACCTCCCGCTCCGGAAGCCTGCAATCGCTGCAGTGGGTCGAGCAGGTCGCCGGGGCAAATCGAGCCGCTTTCGAAACCGAGATGTCGGCCGAATACGGTTACCCGATCACGTTCAAACAACGGACTGGCGGCGGCTCGCTCACCACCGCCGATCAGCGCGATGAGTATCTCGTCATTCGATTCGCCGAACCCCTGCCCCAAAACGCCGTAGTCTTGGGTTACGACGTCTACACCGCCCCCACCGGACCCGCTTTGCACGAAGCCGCCATTACCGGAAAAATGGTGGTCAGCGAGCCGTTTCGCCTGGCTCAGGCTACCTCTCAAGATGAGGAGCGTGGTATCATTTTCATTCTCCCGGTCTTAACCAACGACGTCGATCAACCCGAGCTACGCGGTTTCGTGCAGGGCGTATTTCGGGTCAGCCAAATGTTCGCCGACACCAACCACGAGGCCATCGACCCGGCCCTGCACGTTTACTACCTGGATGAGGACGCCGCCCCCGCCGATCGCATCCTGTTTTCGTGCTGTGATTCAACCTCCCACAAAACCCGGGAGGATATCGAAAACCACGACCACGCCAATGTCATCAACCATGCCTTGGTCGTGGGCGATCGACGTTGGCGCTACCTCGCCCTGATGGATGAGACATGGCGGGAAAGCCAGCGCTCCTCCCAGGCCAGCACCATTCGCGTCGCCGGCGTGGCGTTGAGTGTGCTGGCCGCCCTCCTGCTGGCCAACTTTCTGCGCCGTTCCCGCGTCGTGGAGCATATGGTCGACGAACGGACCGAGGATCTCCGCACCAATCAGGCGGAGCTGCGAGCCATCGTCGACAACAGTCCCAACGCGATTTGGATCAAAGACACCGCCGGGAAATATCTGCTGGTCAATCGCCGGTTCTGCGAAATCTATCAACGCTCGCCCGAGGAAATCATCGGCCGGGGCGACGACATCATCTACCCCGATCGGCAGGTAAAGGCGTTTTCGGAAGAAGATGAAAAGGCGCTCCAGAGCAACGACCACATCGTGGTGGAGGGGGACTACGATATTTCCGGGGAAATGCGCTCCTACTATACGGTGAAATTTCCCGTGCGGCGCGAGGACGGGGAGTTTTTCGGCATCGGCGGCATCGCCACCGATGTCACCAGCATCAAAATCGTCGAACGCCAGCTCGCCGAAACGCAAAAACTGGAAAGCCTGGGGGTTTTGGCCGGGGGCATCGCCCACGATTTCAACAACCTTCTCACCGGCGTGCTGGGCAATGCCTCGCTGATCGCCCTCGAGTTTCCAGCCGAAACCGAAACCGGCGAATCGGCGCGCGAAATCGAAAATGCCGCCCGCCGCGCCGCCGAACTGTGTCGTCAGATGCTCGCCTACTCCGGCCGCGGCAGCTACGTGCTCGAAGGCCTCGACGTCAGTCATGTGACTCGCGATCTCGTGCCACTGTTGCACACTTCAATCGCCAAAAAAACCCAACTCACCCTGGATTTGGCGGACGGATTGCCGGTGATCGAAGCCGACCCATCGCAGGTGCGGCAAATCATCATGAATCTGGTGATCAACGCGAGCGAAGCCTTGCCCGAAACCGGCGGCGTTGTGCGGGTGTCAACCAGCGTGGAAGCGATGACCTCCCGCCAACTTAAGCACGCCATCGGAAATCCCGACCTCCCCTCGGGTCGTTACGTCCGGTTCAGTGTGCACGACCATGGCACCGGCATCAGTCCGGCTGATTTGTCCCGCATCTTCGAACCCTTCTTTTCCACGAAGTTCACGGGGCGCGGGTTGGGCCTCTCCGCCGTGCTCGGCATCGTGCGCAGTCATCGGGGGGCCTTGCTGGTCGACTCGAAGCTGGGCGAAGGCACCAAGTTCGACCTCTATCTGCCCGAGTTCAGCGACCCTCAACCGTCGCCCAACGTGCCCGCCGCCGAATCCCGGTCACCCTTTGTTGCTTTTGCCGGTTCGAATTTGCTCGTCGTCGAGGATGAGCCGGTCGTGCAACAACTCATCACTCGGGTGCTCACGACCGCCCTGGCTCGATTCACTCTCGCCGTGGATGGCACGCAAGCGCTGGAGAAGTTCACTCCCCTCGTCTTCGACCTCGTGATCCTGGATCTCACCATGCCCGGTCGCTCGGGACGAGAAGTCCTCGCGCTCATCCGTCAGCAACAACCCGATGTGCGCGTGCTCATGATCAGCGGCTATTCGGTCGAGGAAGCCTCCGCCACGTGTTCAGAGCAGCAACCCAATGGATTCCTGCAAAAACCGTTCAATTCGGATCAGTTGTTTAAAGCCATCGCCGCGATTTTGCCCTCGTCCTAG